Proteins encoded by one window of Desulfofundulus salinus:
- a CDS encoding TAXI family TRAP transporter solute-binding subunit, which yields MKRICRLLSVLLVLSLILTAAGCGGQKEKPAENKDKKSGGAAETINLTIASGPAGGTWYPLGGAVAKIIQNNIPGAVVSVQQGGGEANALGVDKGMYDIGITYSHTAAEALAGKENFKEPLKNIAGLAGLYPSALQMVVRADSDIKQIEDLKGKRISPGPKGLSGETMTRLVLQVHGLKFEDMAKVERVSYSDSASLMQDRQIDMYSPITTWPAPSIQEVAQAGGVRLLPLRPEKFEELKKLNPGYTYITIKAGTYKGMEEDTPCLGSNAILIIRKDMPEDLAYKIAKALYENLDELKSVHKSLEYMTKDTIAKDLGVPLHPGVEKYYREVGIIK from the coding sequence ATGAAAAGGATTTGCAGGCTCTTAAGTGTTTTACTGGTTTTAAGCCTCATACTGACAGCTGCTGGCTGCGGGGGTCAGAAAGAAAAACCTGCTGAGAACAAAGACAAGAAAAGTGGGGGTGCGGCAGAAACTATTAACCTGACCATTGCCAGCGGGCCGGCGGGAGGGACCTGGTACCCGCTAGGCGGGGCCGTAGCTAAGATAATTCAAAACAATATTCCCGGGGCGGTTGTATCGGTGCAGCAGGGCGGTGGTGAAGCAAACGCCCTGGGCGTGGACAAAGGCATGTATGATATAGGGATTACTTATTCGCATACGGCGGCAGAGGCCCTTGCCGGCAAAGAGAATTTTAAGGAACCGCTCAAAAACATAGCCGGGCTGGCGGGGCTTTACCCCTCGGCACTGCAGATGGTGGTGCGGGCCGATTCCGATATCAAACAAATTGAAGATTTAAAGGGCAAGCGTATTTCGCCTGGTCCCAAAGGGCTATCAGGTGAAACAATGACTAGGTTGGTGCTGCAGGTTCACGGGCTGAAGTTCGAGGATATGGCCAAAGTGGAGCGGGTTTCCTACAGCGACTCGGCCAGCCTGATGCAGGACAGGCAGATTGATATGTATTCCCCGATCACAACCTGGCCGGCCCCCTCTATTCAGGAGGTCGCCCAGGCGGGCGGAGTCAGGCTTTTACCCCTGAGGCCGGAAAAGTTTGAGGAGTTAAAGAAGCTCAACCCGGGCTACACTTATATCACCATAAAAGCCGGTACCTATAAAGGTATGGAAGAGGATACGCCCTGCCTGGGCAGCAACGCCATACTGATTATCAGGAAAGACATGCCCGAGGATCTGGCCTACAAGATAGCTAAAGCACTTTATGAAAACCTTGACGAGTTGAAAAGCGTTCACAAGAGCCTGGAATACATGACCAAGGACACCATAGCCAAGGACCTCGGCGTTCCGCTACACCCGGGTGTGGAAAAGTACTATAGGGAAGTAGGTATAATCAAGTAA